The Astyanax mexicanus isolate ESR-SI-001 chromosome 14, AstMex3_surface, whole genome shotgun sequence genome window below encodes:
- the numb gene encoding protein numb homolog isoform X4 gives MTCILRVSPCSPASKVIFFPLLCFLSSTLNHSSPHKPLSQTFPPCHSSTARIQTFEISGHTGFSVAPSVTLSCLVLSTHPTPNLPLPNLQFQDRKFFKGFFTKAGKKAVRAVLWVSADGLRVVDDKTKDLILDQTIEKVSFCAPDRNFERAFSYICRDGTTRRWICHCFMAIKDSGERLSHAVGCAFAACLERKQKREKECGVTATFDANRTTFTREGSFRVTTATEQAEREEVMRQLQDAKKDSEGVTVTPGNNKVIPATVSSPSSSPPLTMGPQESNPHAIPRRHAPVEALARQGSFRGFPALSQKTSPFKRQMSLRMNDLPSTMQRKSDFPIKNTVPEVEGEVDSISSLCTQITSAFSGPPEDPFSSAPMPKPTSSPQSPAAPGGDWPSPTPAVVAPPAAVTPLTVPVASHKRTPSEADRWLEEVSKSVRAQQPGGRTATPPSQQPFTAPIPVPMAPPVPMAPPAPVAFMPPMPTAVPALPPHQPAFHAQAPASYPMSNGLPYGQPSVPVVGITPSQMVANVFGSATQTQPLPVPAPVPQTHTLQPSPFSTPPLAQLDARGVGSPFGKPPLPPAANPHLFQPPNGNATFNGADNWAAPASSAPPHPPQADAFEAQWAALESRSRQRTSPSPTNPFSSELQKTFEIQL, from the exons ATGACTTGTATATTAAGAGTGTCGCCTTGTTCACCAGCtagtaaagtgattttttttccacTCCTTTGCTTTCTTTCATCCACTCTTAACCATTCAAGTCCCCACAAACCTCTCTCGCAAACCTTCCCCCCCTGCCACAGTAGCACTGCTCGTATACAAACATTCGAGATTTCTGGACACACAGGATTTTCTGTAGCACCATCAGTAACACTCTCCTGCCTTGTCCTTTCCACCCATCCCACCCCAAATCTCCCTTTACCAAATCTTCAATTCCAGGACAGGAAGTTCTTCAAGGGCTTCTTTACAAAA GCAGGAAAGAAGGCAGTAAGGGCTGTACTCTGGGTATCTGCTGACGGCCTGAGGGTTGTAGATGACAAAACAAAG gatTTGATTCTGGACCAGACAATAGAGAAGGTGTCATTTTGTGCTCCTGACCGGAACTTTGAACGGGCGTTCTCCTACATCTGCAGAGATGGCACCACCCGGCGCTGGATTTGCCACTGCTTTATGGCCATTAAAGATTCA GGCGAGCGTCTGAGCCATGCAGTGGGCTGTGCGTTTGCAGCATGTCTAGAGCGGAAGCAGAAGCGAGAGAAGGAGTGTGGAGTCACAGCCACTTTTGACGCTAACCGTACCACGTTTACCCGCGAAGGCTCCTTCCGAGTTACCACGGCAACAGAACAGGCTGAGCGAGAGGAGGTCATGCGGCAATTACAGGATGCCAAGAAAG ATTCAGAAGGCGTCACTGTTACCCCTGGCAACAACAAAGTGATCCCGGCCACAGTGTCCTCTCCTTCTTCTTCCCCTCCCCTCACCATGGGCCCTCAGGAGTCCAACCCCCATGCCATCCCGCGCCGCCATGCCCCTGTGGAGGCGCTGGCACGTCAGGGATCCTTCCGCGGCTTCCCGGCCCTCAGCCAGAAGACCTCACCATTCAAGAGGCAGATGTCACTGCGCATGAATGATCTGCCCTCCACCATGCAGCGCAAGTCTGACTTCCCCATCAAAAACACAG TGCCGGAGGTAGAAGGTGAGGTGGACAGCATCAGTTCTCTCTGCACTCAGATTACATCAGCCTTTAGCGGCCCTCCTGAGGACCCCTTCTCCTCAGCACCCATGCCcaaacccacctcctccccacaGTCCCCTGCTGCACCAG GGGGTGACTGGCCCAGTCCTACACCTGCAGTGGTGGCTCCTCCGGCTGCAGTCACACCTCTCACAGTCCCTGTGGCCTCTCATAAGCGAACCCCATCTGAAGCAGACCGCTGGTTGGAGGAGGTTTCCAAGTCTGTACGAGCCCAGCAGCCTGGAGGCAGGACCGCCACTCCCCCCAGCCAGCAGCCGTTCACCGCACCCATACCTGTCCCCATGGCTCCTCCTGTCCCCATGGCTCCTCCTGCCCCCGTAGCCTTCATGCCTCCAATGCCTACTGCTGTGCCCGCCCTGCCCCCACACCAACCCGCCTTCCACGCCCAGGCACCAGCTTCCTATCCAATGTCCAATGGGCTCCCCTACGGCCAGCCAAGTGTGCCCGTGGTCGGCATCACACCTTCTCAAATGGTGGCCAATGTTTTTGGTTCGGCTACACAAACCCAGCCGTTGCCAGTGCCTGCGCCTGTTCCTCAAACACACACGTTGCAGCCCTCGCCGTTCTCTACTCCACCTTTGGCGCAGCTGGATGCTCGTGGTGTGGGCAGTCCGTTTGGCAAACCTCCCTTGCCTCCAGCAGCAAATCCACACCTGTTTCAACCACCCAATGGTAATGCCACATTCAACGGTGCAGACAACTGGGCAGCTCCTGCATCATCAGCGCCTCCCCACCCACCACAGGCTGATGCCTTTGAGGCCCAGTGGGCCGCCCTGGAGAGCCGCTCAAGGCAGCGCACCAGCCCATCACCCACAAACCCCTTTTCAAGCGAGCTCCAAAAGACCTTTGAGATCCAgctgtaa
- the numb gene encoding protein numb homolog isoform X1, with product MTCILRVSPCSPASKVIFFPLLCFLSSTLNHSSPHKPLSQTFPPCHSSTARIQTFEISGHTGFSVAPSVTLSCLVLSTHPTPNLPLPNLQFQDRKFFKGFFTKAGKKAVRAVLWVSADGLRVVDDKTKDLILDQTIEKVSFCAPDRNFERAFSYICRDGTTRRWICHCFMAIKDSGERLSHAVGCAFAACLERKQKREKECGVTATFDANRTTFTREGSFRVTTATEQAEREEVMRQLQDAKKDSEGVTVTPGNNKVIPATVSSPSSSPPLTMGPQESNPHAIPRRHAPVEALARQGSFRGFPALSQKTSPFKRQMSLRMNDLPSTMQRKSDFPIKNTVPEVEGEVDSISSLCTQITSAFSGPPEDPFSSAPMPKPTSSPQSPAAPVNGSAPAFPAPAVTVTSAANLPTLPPPLPARETNPWSKTPAPTHAGGDWPSPTPAVVAPPAAVTPLTVPVASHKRTPSEADRWLEEVSKSVRAQQPGGRTATPPSQQPFTAPIPVPMAPPVPMAPPAPVAFMPPMPTAVPALPPHQPAFHAQAPASYPMSNGLPYGQPSVPVVGITPSQMVANVFGSATQTQPLPVPAPVPQTHTLQPSPFSTPPLAQLDARGVGSPFGKPPLPPAANPHLFQPPNGNATFNGADNWAAPASSAPPHPPQADAFEAQWAALESRSRQRTSPSPTNPFSSELQKTFEIQL from the exons ATGACTTGTATATTAAGAGTGTCGCCTTGTTCACCAGCtagtaaagtgattttttttccacTCCTTTGCTTTCTTTCATCCACTCTTAACCATTCAAGTCCCCACAAACCTCTCTCGCAAACCTTCCCCCCCTGCCACAGTAGCACTGCTCGTATACAAACATTCGAGATTTCTGGACACACAGGATTTTCTGTAGCACCATCAGTAACACTCTCCTGCCTTGTCCTTTCCACCCATCCCACCCCAAATCTCCCTTTACCAAATCTTCAATTCCAGGACAGGAAGTTCTTCAAGGGCTTCTTTACAAAA GCAGGAAAGAAGGCAGTAAGGGCTGTACTCTGGGTATCTGCTGACGGCCTGAGGGTTGTAGATGACAAAACAAAG gatTTGATTCTGGACCAGACAATAGAGAAGGTGTCATTTTGTGCTCCTGACCGGAACTTTGAACGGGCGTTCTCCTACATCTGCAGAGATGGCACCACCCGGCGCTGGATTTGCCACTGCTTTATGGCCATTAAAGATTCA GGCGAGCGTCTGAGCCATGCAGTGGGCTGTGCGTTTGCAGCATGTCTAGAGCGGAAGCAGAAGCGAGAGAAGGAGTGTGGAGTCACAGCCACTTTTGACGCTAACCGTACCACGTTTACCCGCGAAGGCTCCTTCCGAGTTACCACGGCAACAGAACAGGCTGAGCGAGAGGAGGTCATGCGGCAATTACAGGATGCCAAGAAAG ATTCAGAAGGCGTCACTGTTACCCCTGGCAACAACAAAGTGATCCCGGCCACAGTGTCCTCTCCTTCTTCTTCCCCTCCCCTCACCATGGGCCCTCAGGAGTCCAACCCCCATGCCATCCCGCGCCGCCATGCCCCTGTGGAGGCGCTGGCACGTCAGGGATCCTTCCGCGGCTTCCCGGCCCTCAGCCAGAAGACCTCACCATTCAAGAGGCAGATGTCACTGCGCATGAATGATCTGCCCTCCACCATGCAGCGCAAGTCTGACTTCCCCATCAAAAACACAG TGCCGGAGGTAGAAGGTGAGGTGGACAGCATCAGTTCTCTCTGCACTCAGATTACATCAGCCTTTAGCGGCCCTCCTGAGGACCCCTTCTCCTCAGCACCCATGCCcaaacccacctcctccccacaGTCCCCTGCTGCACCAG TTAATGGCTCAGCTCCTGCCTTTCCTGCTCCTGCTGTCACTGTCACTTCTGCTGCTAACCTACCGACCCTGCCACCCCCACTGCCTGCCAGAGAAACTAACCCATGGTCCAAGACCCCTGCTCCAACACATGCAG GGGGTGACTGGCCCAGTCCTACACCTGCAGTGGTGGCTCCTCCGGCTGCAGTCACACCTCTCACAGTCCCTGTGGCCTCTCATAAGCGAACCCCATCTGAAGCAGACCGCTGGTTGGAGGAGGTTTCCAAGTCTGTACGAGCCCAGCAGCCTGGAGGCAGGACCGCCACTCCCCCCAGCCAGCAGCCGTTCACCGCACCCATACCTGTCCCCATGGCTCCTCCTGTCCCCATGGCTCCTCCTGCCCCCGTAGCCTTCATGCCTCCAATGCCTACTGCTGTGCCCGCCCTGCCCCCACACCAACCCGCCTTCCACGCCCAGGCACCAGCTTCCTATCCAATGTCCAATGGGCTCCCCTACGGCCAGCCAAGTGTGCCCGTGGTCGGCATCACACCTTCTCAAATGGTGGCCAATGTTTTTGGTTCGGCTACACAAACCCAGCCGTTGCCAGTGCCTGCGCCTGTTCCTCAAACACACACGTTGCAGCCCTCGCCGTTCTCTACTCCACCTTTGGCGCAGCTGGATGCTCGTGGTGTGGGCAGTCCGTTTGGCAAACCTCCCTTGCCTCCAGCAGCAAATCCACACCTGTTTCAACCACCCAATGGTAATGCCACATTCAACGGTGCAGACAACTGGGCAGCTCCTGCATCATCAGCGCCTCCCCACCCACCACAGGCTGATGCCTTTGAGGCCCAGTGGGCCGCCCTGGAGAGCCGCTCAAGGCAGCGCACCAGCCCATCACCCACAAACCCCTTTTCAAGCGAGCTCCAAAAGACCTTTGAGATCCAgctgtaa
- the numb gene encoding protein numb homolog isoform X6 → MNKLRQSFRRKKDVYVPESSRPHQWQTDEEAVRSGKCSFAVKYLGHVEVEESRGMHICEDAVKRLKTAGKKAVRAVLWVSADGLRVVDDKTKDLILDQTIEKVSFCAPDRNFERAFSYICRDGTTRRWICHCFMAIKDSGERLSHAVGCAFAACLERKQKREKECGVTATFDANRTTFTREGSFRVTTATEQAEREEVMRQLQDAKKDSEGVTVTPGNNKVIPATVSSPSSSPPLTMGPQESNPHAIPRRHAPVEALARQGSFRGFPALSQKTSPFKRQMSLRMNDLPSTMQRKSDFPIKNTVPEVEGEVDSISSLCTQITSAFSGPPEDPFSSAPMPKPTSSPQSPAAPGGDWPSPTPAVVAPPAAVTPLTVPVASHKRTPSEADRWLEEVSKSVRAQQPGGRTATPPSQQPFTAPIPVPMAPPVPMAPPAPVAFMPPMPTAVPALPPHQPAFHAQAPASYPMSNGLPYGQPSVPVVGITPSQMVANVFGSATQTQPLPVPAPVPQTHTLQPSPFSTPPLAQLDARGVGSPFGKPPLPPAANPHLFQPPNGNATFNGADNWAAPASSAPPHPPQADAFEAQWAALESRSRQRTSPSPTNPFSSELQKTFEIQL, encoded by the exons TATCTGGGCCATGTGGAGGTGGAGGAGTCTCGAGGCATGCACATCTGTGAAGACGCAGTGAAGAGGCTGAAGACG GCAGGAAAGAAGGCAGTAAGGGCTGTACTCTGGGTATCTGCTGACGGCCTGAGGGTTGTAGATGACAAAACAAAG gatTTGATTCTGGACCAGACAATAGAGAAGGTGTCATTTTGTGCTCCTGACCGGAACTTTGAACGGGCGTTCTCCTACATCTGCAGAGATGGCACCACCCGGCGCTGGATTTGCCACTGCTTTATGGCCATTAAAGATTCA GGCGAGCGTCTGAGCCATGCAGTGGGCTGTGCGTTTGCAGCATGTCTAGAGCGGAAGCAGAAGCGAGAGAAGGAGTGTGGAGTCACAGCCACTTTTGACGCTAACCGTACCACGTTTACCCGCGAAGGCTCCTTCCGAGTTACCACGGCAACAGAACAGGCTGAGCGAGAGGAGGTCATGCGGCAATTACAGGATGCCAAGAAAG ATTCAGAAGGCGTCACTGTTACCCCTGGCAACAACAAAGTGATCCCGGCCACAGTGTCCTCTCCTTCTTCTTCCCCTCCCCTCACCATGGGCCCTCAGGAGTCCAACCCCCATGCCATCCCGCGCCGCCATGCCCCTGTGGAGGCGCTGGCACGTCAGGGATCCTTCCGCGGCTTCCCGGCCCTCAGCCAGAAGACCTCACCATTCAAGAGGCAGATGTCACTGCGCATGAATGATCTGCCCTCCACCATGCAGCGCAAGTCTGACTTCCCCATCAAAAACACAG TGCCGGAGGTAGAAGGTGAGGTGGACAGCATCAGTTCTCTCTGCACTCAGATTACATCAGCCTTTAGCGGCCCTCCTGAGGACCCCTTCTCCTCAGCACCCATGCCcaaacccacctcctccccacaGTCCCCTGCTGCACCAG GGGGTGACTGGCCCAGTCCTACACCTGCAGTGGTGGCTCCTCCGGCTGCAGTCACACCTCTCACAGTCCCTGTGGCCTCTCATAAGCGAACCCCATCTGAAGCAGACCGCTGGTTGGAGGAGGTTTCCAAGTCTGTACGAGCCCAGCAGCCTGGAGGCAGGACCGCCACTCCCCCCAGCCAGCAGCCGTTCACCGCACCCATACCTGTCCCCATGGCTCCTCCTGTCCCCATGGCTCCTCCTGCCCCCGTAGCCTTCATGCCTCCAATGCCTACTGCTGTGCCCGCCCTGCCCCCACACCAACCCGCCTTCCACGCCCAGGCACCAGCTTCCTATCCAATGTCCAATGGGCTCCCCTACGGCCAGCCAAGTGTGCCCGTGGTCGGCATCACACCTTCTCAAATGGTGGCCAATGTTTTTGGTTCGGCTACACAAACCCAGCCGTTGCCAGTGCCTGCGCCTGTTCCTCAAACACACACGTTGCAGCCCTCGCCGTTCTCTACTCCACCTTTGGCGCAGCTGGATGCTCGTGGTGTGGGCAGTCCGTTTGGCAAACCTCCCTTGCCTCCAGCAGCAAATCCACACCTGTTTCAACCACCCAATGGTAATGCCACATTCAACGGTGCAGACAACTGGGCAGCTCCTGCATCATCAGCGCCTCCCCACCCACCACAGGCTGATGCCTTTGAGGCCCAGTGGGCCGCCCTGGAGAGCCGCTCAAGGCAGCGCACCAGCCCATCACCCACAAACCCCTTTTCAAGCGAGCTCCAAAAGACCTTTGAGATCCAgctgtaa
- the numb gene encoding protein numb homolog isoform X5, whose product MNKLRQSFRRKKDVYVPESSRPHQWQTDEEAVRSGKCSFAVKYLGHVEVEESRGMHICEDAVKRLKTDRKFFKGFFTKAGKKAVRAVLWVSADGLRVVDDKTKDLILDQTIEKVSFCAPDRNFERAFSYICRDGTTRRWICHCFMAIKDSGERLSHAVGCAFAACLERKQKREKECGVTATFDANRTTFTREGSFRVTTATEQAEREEVMRQLQDAKKDSEGVTVTPGNNKVIPATVSSPSSSPPLTMGPQESNPHAIPRRHAPVEALARQGSFRGFPALSQKTSPFKRQMSLRMNDLPSTMQRKSDFPIKNTVPEVEGEVDSISSLCTQITSAFSGPPEDPFSSAPMPKPTSSPQSPAAPGGDWPSPTPAVVAPPAAVTPLTVPVASHKRTPSEADRWLEEVSKSVRAQQPGGRTATPPSQQPFTAPIPVPMAPPVPMAPPAPVAFMPPMPTAVPALPPHQPAFHAQAPASYPMSNGLPYGQPSVPVVGITPSQMVANVFGSATQTQPLPVPAPVPQTHTLQPSPFSTPPLAQLDARGVGSPFGKPPLPPAANPHLFQPPNGNATFNGADNWAAPASSAPPHPPQADAFEAQWAALESRSRQRTSPSPTNPFSSELQKTFEIQL is encoded by the exons TATCTGGGCCATGTGGAGGTGGAGGAGTCTCGAGGCATGCACATCTGTGAAGACGCAGTGAAGAGGCTGAAGACG GACAGGAAGTTCTTCAAGGGCTTCTTTACAAAA GCAGGAAAGAAGGCAGTAAGGGCTGTACTCTGGGTATCTGCTGACGGCCTGAGGGTTGTAGATGACAAAACAAAG gatTTGATTCTGGACCAGACAATAGAGAAGGTGTCATTTTGTGCTCCTGACCGGAACTTTGAACGGGCGTTCTCCTACATCTGCAGAGATGGCACCACCCGGCGCTGGATTTGCCACTGCTTTATGGCCATTAAAGATTCA GGCGAGCGTCTGAGCCATGCAGTGGGCTGTGCGTTTGCAGCATGTCTAGAGCGGAAGCAGAAGCGAGAGAAGGAGTGTGGAGTCACAGCCACTTTTGACGCTAACCGTACCACGTTTACCCGCGAAGGCTCCTTCCGAGTTACCACGGCAACAGAACAGGCTGAGCGAGAGGAGGTCATGCGGCAATTACAGGATGCCAAGAAAG ATTCAGAAGGCGTCACTGTTACCCCTGGCAACAACAAAGTGATCCCGGCCACAGTGTCCTCTCCTTCTTCTTCCCCTCCCCTCACCATGGGCCCTCAGGAGTCCAACCCCCATGCCATCCCGCGCCGCCATGCCCCTGTGGAGGCGCTGGCACGTCAGGGATCCTTCCGCGGCTTCCCGGCCCTCAGCCAGAAGACCTCACCATTCAAGAGGCAGATGTCACTGCGCATGAATGATCTGCCCTCCACCATGCAGCGCAAGTCTGACTTCCCCATCAAAAACACAG TGCCGGAGGTAGAAGGTGAGGTGGACAGCATCAGTTCTCTCTGCACTCAGATTACATCAGCCTTTAGCGGCCCTCCTGAGGACCCCTTCTCCTCAGCACCCATGCCcaaacccacctcctccccacaGTCCCCTGCTGCACCAG GGGGTGACTGGCCCAGTCCTACACCTGCAGTGGTGGCTCCTCCGGCTGCAGTCACACCTCTCACAGTCCCTGTGGCCTCTCATAAGCGAACCCCATCTGAAGCAGACCGCTGGTTGGAGGAGGTTTCCAAGTCTGTACGAGCCCAGCAGCCTGGAGGCAGGACCGCCACTCCCCCCAGCCAGCAGCCGTTCACCGCACCCATACCTGTCCCCATGGCTCCTCCTGTCCCCATGGCTCCTCCTGCCCCCGTAGCCTTCATGCCTCCAATGCCTACTGCTGTGCCCGCCCTGCCCCCACACCAACCCGCCTTCCACGCCCAGGCACCAGCTTCCTATCCAATGTCCAATGGGCTCCCCTACGGCCAGCCAAGTGTGCCCGTGGTCGGCATCACACCTTCTCAAATGGTGGCCAATGTTTTTGGTTCGGCTACACAAACCCAGCCGTTGCCAGTGCCTGCGCCTGTTCCTCAAACACACACGTTGCAGCCCTCGCCGTTCTCTACTCCACCTTTGGCGCAGCTGGATGCTCGTGGTGTGGGCAGTCCGTTTGGCAAACCTCCCTTGCCTCCAGCAGCAAATCCACACCTGTTTCAACCACCCAATGGTAATGCCACATTCAACGGTGCAGACAACTGGGCAGCTCCTGCATCATCAGCGCCTCCCCACCCACCACAGGCTGATGCCTTTGAGGCCCAGTGGGCCGCCCTGGAGAGCCGCTCAAGGCAGCGCACCAGCCCATCACCCACAAACCCCTTTTCAAGCGAGCTCCAAAAGACCTTTGAGATCCAgctgtaa
- the numb gene encoding protein numb homolog isoform X2: MNKLRQSFRRKKDVYVPESSRPHQWQTDEEAVRSGKCSFAVKYLGHVEVEESRGMHICEDAVKRLKTDRKFFKGFFTKAGKKAVRAVLWVSADGLRVVDDKTKDLILDQTIEKVSFCAPDRNFERAFSYICRDGTTRRWICHCFMAIKDSGERLSHAVGCAFAACLERKQKREKECGVTATFDANRTTFTREGSFRVTTATEQAEREEVMRQLQDAKKDSEGVTVTPGNNKVIPATVSSPSSSPPLTMGPQESNPHAIPRRHAPVEALARQGSFRGFPALSQKTSPFKRQMSLRMNDLPSTMQRKSDFPIKNTVPEVEGEVDSISSLCTQITSAFSGPPEDPFSSAPMPKPTSSPQSPAAPVNGSAPAFPAPAVTVTSAANLPTLPPPLPARETNPWSKTPAPTHAGGDWPSPTPAVVAPPAAVTPLTVPVASHKRTPSEADRWLEEVSKSVRAQQPGGRTATPPSQQPFTAPIPVPMAPPVPMAPPAPVAFMPPMPTAVPALPPHQPAFHAQAPASYPMSNGLPYGQPSVPVVGITPSQMVANVFGSATQTQPLPVPAPVPQTHTLQPSPFSTPPLAQLDARGVGSPFGKPPLPPAANPHLFQPPNGNATFNGADNWAAPASSAPPHPPQADAFEAQWAALESRSRQRTSPSPTNPFSSELQKTFEIQL, from the exons TATCTGGGCCATGTGGAGGTGGAGGAGTCTCGAGGCATGCACATCTGTGAAGACGCAGTGAAGAGGCTGAAGACG GACAGGAAGTTCTTCAAGGGCTTCTTTACAAAA GCAGGAAAGAAGGCAGTAAGGGCTGTACTCTGGGTATCTGCTGACGGCCTGAGGGTTGTAGATGACAAAACAAAG gatTTGATTCTGGACCAGACAATAGAGAAGGTGTCATTTTGTGCTCCTGACCGGAACTTTGAACGGGCGTTCTCCTACATCTGCAGAGATGGCACCACCCGGCGCTGGATTTGCCACTGCTTTATGGCCATTAAAGATTCA GGCGAGCGTCTGAGCCATGCAGTGGGCTGTGCGTTTGCAGCATGTCTAGAGCGGAAGCAGAAGCGAGAGAAGGAGTGTGGAGTCACAGCCACTTTTGACGCTAACCGTACCACGTTTACCCGCGAAGGCTCCTTCCGAGTTACCACGGCAACAGAACAGGCTGAGCGAGAGGAGGTCATGCGGCAATTACAGGATGCCAAGAAAG ATTCAGAAGGCGTCACTGTTACCCCTGGCAACAACAAAGTGATCCCGGCCACAGTGTCCTCTCCTTCTTCTTCCCCTCCCCTCACCATGGGCCCTCAGGAGTCCAACCCCCATGCCATCCCGCGCCGCCATGCCCCTGTGGAGGCGCTGGCACGTCAGGGATCCTTCCGCGGCTTCCCGGCCCTCAGCCAGAAGACCTCACCATTCAAGAGGCAGATGTCACTGCGCATGAATGATCTGCCCTCCACCATGCAGCGCAAGTCTGACTTCCCCATCAAAAACACAG TGCCGGAGGTAGAAGGTGAGGTGGACAGCATCAGTTCTCTCTGCACTCAGATTACATCAGCCTTTAGCGGCCCTCCTGAGGACCCCTTCTCCTCAGCACCCATGCCcaaacccacctcctccccacaGTCCCCTGCTGCACCAG TTAATGGCTCAGCTCCTGCCTTTCCTGCTCCTGCTGTCACTGTCACTTCTGCTGCTAACCTACCGACCCTGCCACCCCCACTGCCTGCCAGAGAAACTAACCCATGGTCCAAGACCCCTGCTCCAACACATGCAG GGGGTGACTGGCCCAGTCCTACACCTGCAGTGGTGGCTCCTCCGGCTGCAGTCACACCTCTCACAGTCCCTGTGGCCTCTCATAAGCGAACCCCATCTGAAGCAGACCGCTGGTTGGAGGAGGTTTCCAAGTCTGTACGAGCCCAGCAGCCTGGAGGCAGGACCGCCACTCCCCCCAGCCAGCAGCCGTTCACCGCACCCATACCTGTCCCCATGGCTCCTCCTGTCCCCATGGCTCCTCCTGCCCCCGTAGCCTTCATGCCTCCAATGCCTACTGCTGTGCCCGCCCTGCCCCCACACCAACCCGCCTTCCACGCCCAGGCACCAGCTTCCTATCCAATGTCCAATGGGCTCCCCTACGGCCAGCCAAGTGTGCCCGTGGTCGGCATCACACCTTCTCAAATGGTGGCCAATGTTTTTGGTTCGGCTACACAAACCCAGCCGTTGCCAGTGCCTGCGCCTGTTCCTCAAACACACACGTTGCAGCCCTCGCCGTTCTCTACTCCACCTTTGGCGCAGCTGGATGCTCGTGGTGTGGGCAGTCCGTTTGGCAAACCTCCCTTGCCTCCAGCAGCAAATCCACACCTGTTTCAACCACCCAATGGTAATGCCACATTCAACGGTGCAGACAACTGGGCAGCTCCTGCATCATCAGCGCCTCCCCACCCACCACAGGCTGATGCCTTTGAGGCCCAGTGGGCCGCCCTGGAGAGCCGCTCAAGGCAGCGCACCAGCCCATCACCCACAAACCCCTTTTCAAGCGAGCTCCAAAAGACCTTTGAGATCCAgctgtaa